One Oceanicoccus sagamiensis genomic region harbors:
- a CDS encoding [protein-PII] uridylyltransferase, protein MSEQPFSIPATVFDPELFTQALKSAKSPIPLLKKNIERMTDFLHQQYQQGAYIRELVWARANFVDQLLQASWQRFDWGDHHDICLIAVGGYGRGELHPHSDIDLLILLKDEPAVERLQQNISDFITLLWDINLDIGHSVRTIDECTQEAEKDITVVTNLMESRVLCGEALLHQGMMAATSTDHMWTSQQFFRAKWDEQIARHQKHGNSEYVLEANVKNSPGGLRDIQMISWIAQRHFSTNSVDELIGKGFLTAEELDILNRGMDFMWRMRYALHMITNREEDRLLFDHQRTLAKMFGYDDDNAKMAVEQFMQYYYRWALSLGELNDVLMQHFDETILRASEAEEVYKINSRFQVRNGHIEAANDKVFEENPSALLEIFVLMAQSPKIDGARASTIRLIRLNRHLIDDEFRNDPQNTRAFLEILRSPHKVALQLRRMLRFGVLGKYLPEFGKIIGQMQHDLFHIYSVDAHIMEVVKNMRRFHYEESKKKYPVAARVVKRLPKIELLYISGLYHDIAKGRGGDHSTLGIVDARNFCERHELGKHDANLVCWLVEHHLLMSSVAQRKDITDPDVIAEFAQVVGDQTHLDYIYALTVADINATNPNLWNSWRASLLRQLYAETKRALRRGLENPIDKADWIRDTQTAAIDQLEDLGFTEEEIHEVWAKTGEDYFLREKVDDIVWHTEAISQHDDTENPFVLLKETSDLDFEGATQIFIHARHQDTLFALVASGLEQLDLNIQDARIYNSGTGFTLDTFYVLDNNGQPIGDNPERTEQIKNFLTEHIKQTTDYIDFMQRRTPRKMRLFSVPTQTTLVTDPSGTHSILEVMTPDRPGLLARIGKIFFDYNIQLQNAKIATLGERVEDVFFITDQHQQPIEDPELCTAIQAAICKELDEKAAA, encoded by the coding sequence ATGAGCGAGCAGCCCTTTTCTATTCCGGCGACGGTTTTTGACCCCGAGCTTTTTACCCAGGCACTTAAAAGCGCCAAATCCCCTATTCCCTTGCTGAAAAAAAATATTGAGCGCATGACGGATTTTCTGCACCAGCAGTATCAGCAAGGCGCCTATATTCGTGAACTGGTCTGGGCCCGCGCTAACTTTGTCGATCAATTACTGCAAGCAAGCTGGCAACGTTTTGACTGGGGTGATCATCATGACATCTGCCTGATTGCCGTGGGTGGTTATGGCCGTGGCGAGTTGCACCCGCATTCTGATATTGATCTATTGATTCTGCTAAAAGATGAACCCGCCGTAGAGCGACTGCAACAGAATATCAGCGACTTTATCACCCTGCTCTGGGATATTAATCTGGATATTGGCCATAGCGTTCGCACCATTGATGAATGCACACAGGAAGCTGAGAAAGATATCACCGTGGTGACCAACTTGATGGAATCCAGAGTGCTATGTGGCGAGGCTCTACTTCACCAGGGCATGATGGCAGCAACCAGTACCGACCATATGTGGACCAGCCAGCAATTTTTCCGCGCCAAGTGGGACGAGCAAATTGCTCGCCACCAAAAACACGGCAATAGTGAATACGTACTGGAAGCCAATGTTAAAAACTCCCCGGGCGGCCTGCGCGATATCCAGATGATTAGCTGGATAGCCCAGCGCCACTTCTCAACCAATAGCGTAGATGAGCTAATCGGCAAAGGTTTCTTAACGGCAGAAGAGCTGGATATTCTCAACCGTGGCATGGATTTTATGTGGCGTATGCGTTACGCCCTGCATATGATCACCAACCGCGAAGAAGATCGCCTTTTGTTTGACCATCAGCGCACTCTGGCAAAAATGTTTGGCTATGATGATGACAATGCCAAAATGGCCGTTGAACAATTTATGCAATATTACTATCGCTGGGCCTTATCACTGGGTGAGCTTAACGATGTGTTAATGCAGCATTTTGATGAAACCATTTTGCGCGCCAGTGAAGCGGAAGAAGTGTATAAAATAAACTCCCGCTTTCAAGTCCGTAACGGCCATATTGAAGCGGCCAATGATAAAGTGTTTGAAGAAAACCCCTCCGCTTTATTAGAAATCTTTGTCTTAATGGCGCAAAGCCCAAAAATTGATGGCGCCCGCGCATCGACCATTCGCCTTATCCGCTTAAACCGCCATCTTATTGATGACGAGTTTCGCAATGACCCACAAAATACCCGCGCCTTTTTGGAAATATTACGCTCCCCCCATAAAGTGGCCCTGCAATTACGCCGCATGCTGCGCTTTGGAGTATTAGGCAAATATCTACCCGAGTTCGGCAAAATTATTGGCCAGATGCAACACGATCTGTTCCATATTTATTCGGTGGATGCGCATATTATGGAAGTAGTCAAAAATATGCGCCGCTTTCACTATGAAGAATCCAAAAAGAAATACCCCGTAGCTGCACGTGTAGTTAAACGCCTGCCAAAAATTGAATTACTCTATATCTCTGGCTTATATCATGACATTGCTAAAGGGCGTGGCGGTGATCATTCCACTCTGGGAATTGTAGACGCACGGAATTTTTGTGAGCGCCATGAGCTGGGTAAGCACGATGCCAACCTGGTCTGCTGGTTAGTTGAGCACCACCTATTGATGTCATCCGTTGCCCAAAGAAAAGATATTACTGACCCAGATGTGATTGCGGAATTTGCGCAAGTCGTTGGCGACCAAACCCATTTGGACTATATCTATGCCCTAACTGTGGCTGATATCAATGCCACCAACCCCAATCTTTGGAATAGCTGGCGCGCCTCTTTATTGCGCCAACTTTATGCGGAAACCAAACGCGCATTGCGCCGCGGTTTAGAAAACCCCATCGATAAAGCCGACTGGATTCGAGATACACAAACCGCCGCCATCGACCAATTGGAAGACTTAGGTTTTACCGAAGAAGAGATCCATGAAGTCTGGGCAAAAACCGGAGAAGACTATTTCTTACGGGAAAAAGTCGATGATATCGTCTGGCATACCGAAGCGATTAGCCAACACGATGATACTGAGAACCCCTTCGTATTACTGAAAGAAACCAGCGATCTGGATTTTGAAGGGGCAACACAAATTTTTATTCACGCCCGCCACCAGGACACTTTATTTGCCCTGGTCGCCTCTGGCCTTGAGCAGCTGGATTTAAATATTCAGGATGCCCGTATCTACAATTCAGGCACCGGCTTCACCCTGGATACATTTTATGTACTGGACAATAACGGCCAACCTATCGGTGACAACCCGGAAAGAACTGAGCAAATCAAAAATTTCCTAACCGAGCATATTAAACAAACCACAGACTATATCGATTTTATGCAACGCCGCACGCCGCGAAAAATGCGATTATTTTCTGTGCCTACACAGACCACTTTAGTCACCGACCCATCGGGCACCCACAGCATACTGGAAGTCATGACGCCGGACCGCCCCGGCCTACTGGCCCGTATCGGTAAAATATTTTTTGACTACAATATACAACTGCAAAACGCAAAAATTGCCACACTGGGTGAGCGGGTAGAAGATGTATTTTTTATTACTGACCAACATCAACAACCGATTGAAGACCCGGAATTATGCACGGCAATTCAAGCCGCCATTTGTAAAGAGCTGGATGAAAAAGCTGCCGCTTAA
- the map gene encoding type I methionyl aminopeptidase, translating to MSVAIKTADQIEKMRVAGRLAAEVLEMIAPSVQAGISTDELDRICHDYIVNTQQAIPAPLNYHGFPKSICTSVNEVVCHGIPSEKKILKNGDIINIDITVIKDGFHGDTSQMFHIGEPLKHNQRLVSITQECLYKAIDIVRPGATLGDIGHVIQKHAEANYYSVVREYCGHGIGEVFHEEPQVLHYGKKGAGLVLKEGMTFTIEPMLNAGKRHVKLNKKDGWTVTTKDNRPSAQWEHTLVITADGVDVLTARKDEPYFKG from the coding sequence ATGAGCGTTGCAATTAAAACTGCTGATCAAATCGAGAAAATGCGGGTAGCGGGCCGTTTAGCCGCCGAAGTACTGGAAATGATCGCCCCCTCCGTACAGGCAGGCATCAGTACGGATGAGCTGGACAGAATCTGTCACGACTATATCGTCAACACCCAGCAAGCCATCCCTGCACCGCTTAATTACCACGGTTTCCCCAAGTCCATCTGCACCTCAGTCAATGAGGTGGTCTGCCATGGCATTCCCTCTGAAAAGAAAATCCTTAAAAACGGCGATATCATCAATATCGACATTACTGTAATTAAAGATGGCTTCCACGGCGATACCAGCCAGATGTTCCATATCGGTGAACCGCTAAAACACAATCAGCGACTGGTCTCCATTACCCAGGAGTGCCTCTATAAAGCCATTGATATTGTCCGCCCCGGCGCTACTCTGGGTGATATCGGCCATGTTATCCAAAAGCATGCCGAGGCCAATTACTACTCTGTGGTCCGGGAATATTGCGGCCACGGTATCGGCGAAGTTTTCCATGAAGAACCACAGGTACTGCACTATGGTAAAAAAGGGGCTGGCCTGGTGTTAAAAGAAGGCATGACCTTCACCATTGAACCCATGCTTAATGCTGGCAAACGCCACGTTAAACTGAACAAGAAAGATGGCTGGACAGTCACCACCAAAGACAACCGCCCATCAGCCCAGTGGGAACATACCCTCGTTATTACCGCAGACGGCGTCGATGTATTAACCGCCCGTAAAGACGAGCCCTATTTCAAAGGCTAA
- the rpsB gene encoding 30S ribosomal protein S2, translating into MTTQVSMRDMLQAGVHFGHQTRYWNPKMGEYIFGARNKIHIINLEHTVPAFNEALAFIQKLAVGKNKILFVGTKRAAGKIMQEQAVRASQPYVSHRWLGGMLTNYKTIRGSIKRLRDLETQQSDGTFEKLTKKEALMRTRAMEKLERSIGGIKDMGGLPDALFVIDVDQERIAIQEANNLGIPVIGIVDTNSNPDGVDYVIPGNDDAIRAIKLYATAVADAILAGKVADGSAPKDEFVEEAPAAEAAPEAPAAE; encoded by the coding sequence ATGACTACTCAAGTAAGCATGCGTGACATGTTGCAAGCTGGCGTCCACTTTGGTCACCAGACTCGCTACTGGAATCCAAAAATGGGCGAATATATTTTCGGCGCCCGTAACAAGATCCATATCATCAATCTGGAGCACACTGTTCCAGCCTTCAACGAAGCTTTAGCCTTTATCCAGAAGCTAGCTGTTGGTAAAAACAAGATTTTATTCGTGGGTACCAAGCGTGCCGCCGGTAAAATCATGCAAGAGCAGGCCGTTCGCGCCAGCCAGCCCTATGTTAGCCACCGCTGGTTGGGCGGCATGTTAACAAACTACAAAACAATCCGCGGTTCTATCAAGCGTCTGCGTGACCTTGAAACTCAGCAGTCAGACGGTACTTTCGAGAAGTTGACCAAGAAAGAAGCCCTGATGCGCACCCGTGCGATGGAAAAATTAGAGCGTTCTATCGGTGGTATTAAGGATATGGGTGGTTTACCTGACGCCTTATTCGTAATCGATGTTGATCAAGAGCGTATTGCGATTCAAGAAGCTAACAATCTGGGCATACCTGTTATCGGTATCGTGGATACTAACAGCAACCCTGATGGTGTTGATTATGTTATCCCTGGTAACGACGATGCTATCCGCGCTATCAAGCTCTATGCAACAGCAGTTGCCGATGCAATCCTGGCCGGTAAAGTAGCCGACGGTTCTGCACCAAAAGATGAGTTTGTTGAAGAAGCTCCTGCTGCAGAAGCAGCACCAGAAGCGCCTGCCGCTGAGTAA
- the tsf gene encoding translation elongation factor Ts gives MAAISAKMVKELRDRTGLGMMECKKALAEAGGDIDAAIEEMRKNSGMKAAKKAGRTAAEGVVSVKVADDGSYGLVIEVNSETDFAARDEGLLAFVGQVTDKAFADKQTDIEALMDGDLSTAREALVQKIGENISVRRSDVLESDGVVGSYTHSNNRIAVLVSLKGGDAELAKDIAMHVAAVNPQVVRSDDMPAEAVEKEKDIIKAQPDMEGKPENIVEKMMVGRIQKFLKENSLLDQPFVKNPEVTVGQLAKDGGAEVITFVRYEVGEGIEKDETDFAAEVAAQLNG, from the coding sequence ATGGCAGCTATTTCTGCAAAAATGGTTAAAGAATTACGTGATCGCACCGGTCTTGGCATGATGGAGTGCAAAAAAGCACTGGCTGAAGCTGGCGGTGATATTGACGCGGCAATTGAAGAAATGCGTAAAAACAGTGGTATGAAGGCAGCTAAAAAAGCTGGCCGTACTGCTGCTGAAGGTGTGGTATCGGTTAAAGTGGCTGACGATGGCAGCTACGGCCTGGTAATTGAAGTAAACAGTGAGACTGACTTCGCCGCTCGTGATGAAGGTTTACTGGCTTTTGTTGGTCAGGTGACTGATAAAGCCTTTGCTGACAAGCAAACGGATATCGAAGCCTTAATGGACGGTGACTTAAGCACTGCCCGTGAAGCTCTGGTACAGAAAATCGGTGAGAATATCTCGGTTCGTCGTAGCGACGTATTAGAGTCTGACGGTGTTGTCGGCAGCTACACTCACTCCAACAATCGTATCGCGGTATTGGTATCACTGAAAGGTGGTGATGCTGAGCTGGCTAAAGATATCGCTATGCACGTAGCGGCAGTTAACCCACAGGTTGTTCGCTCTGACGATATGCCTGCTGAAGCGGTTGAGAAAGAGAAAGATATCATCAAGGCTCAGCCAGATATGGAAGGCAAGCCAGAGAATATCGTTGAGAAAATGATGGTTGGCCGGATCCAGAAGTTCTTGAAAGAGAACAGCTTGCTGGACCAGCCTTTTGTTAAAAACCCTGAAGTGACCGTTGGCCAGTTGGCGAAAGATGGCGGTGCTGAAGTGATTACCTTTGTTCGCTACGAAGTAGGCGAAGGTATCGAGAAGGATGAGACAGACTTCGCAGCTGAGGTTGCCGCTCAATTGAACGGTTAA
- the pyrH gene encoding UMP kinase, with protein sequence MPGTDKKYKRILLKLSGEALMGDEGFGIDPKVLDRMALEIGQLVGIGIQVGLVIGGGNLFRGASLQKAGLDRVTGDHMGMLATVMNALAMRDALERANIPSRVMSSIPMSGVVDHYDRRKAMRALERAEVVIFSAGTGNPFFTTDSAACLRGIEVEAELVLKATKVDGVYTADPVKDPSATKYDQLSYDEVLNKQLEVMDLTAIVLCRDHKMPLRIFEMEKQGALLNIVNGGDEGTLVVEL encoded by the coding sequence ATGCCCGGCACCGATAAAAAATATAAGCGCATTTTGCTAAAGCTGAGTGGCGAGGCATTGATGGGTGATGAGGGTTTTGGGATTGACCCTAAGGTGCTGGACCGTATGGCACTGGAAATTGGCCAGCTGGTCGGTATTGGTATTCAGGTTGGGCTGGTTATCGGTGGTGGTAATCTGTTTCGTGGTGCCTCACTGCAAAAAGCCGGTTTAGACCGGGTAACCGGTGATCATATGGGTATGCTGGCCACCGTCATGAATGCTCTGGCGATGCGTGACGCACTGGAGCGAGCCAATATACCTTCTCGAGTCATGTCATCTATCCCTATGAGCGGCGTGGTTGATCACTATGATCGCCGTAAAGCCATGCGTGCTCTTGAGCGTGCTGAAGTGGTTATTTTTTCAGCGGGCACCGGCAACCCTTTCTTTACGACTGATTCAGCCGCTTGTTTGCGCGGCATTGAAGTTGAGGCTGAGTTGGTACTCAAGGCGACCAAGGTGGATGGCGTTTACACCGCTGACCCAGTGAAGGACCCTTCTGCCACTAAATATGACCAGTTGAGTTATGATGAAGTGCTAAATAAGCAGCTTGAGGTGATGGATTTAACGGCGATTGTCTTGTGCCGTGACCATAAGATGCCGTTGCGCATTTTTGAAATGGAGAAGCAGGGTGCCTTGTTAAATATCGTTAATGGTGGCGATGAAGGTACTTTGGTTGTAGAGCTGTAA
- the frr gene encoding ribosome recycling factor codes for MIEDLKKDGEERMEKTLIALGTSLNKIRTGRAHPSILDGIRVSYYGSETPLSQVAAINVEDARTLSVVPWEKNIVPDVEKAIMKSDLGLNPSTAGTVIRIPMPMLTEETRKGFTKRAKQEAEQSRVSVRNIRRDILADLKELQKDKEISEDEERKAQDDVQKITDRFIAEIEKILAAKEADLMEI; via the coding sequence GTGATTGAAGATCTAAAAAAAGATGGTGAAGAGCGTATGGAGAAAACCCTGATCGCTCTGGGGACTAGCTTAAATAAAATTAGAACCGGACGTGCACACCCCAGCATTTTGGATGGTATTCGTGTGTCTTATTACGGTTCAGAAACACCGCTTAGCCAAGTGGCAGCTATTAATGTAGAAGATGCCCGCACACTGTCTGTTGTGCCCTGGGAAAAAAATATCGTTCCCGATGTTGAAAAAGCCATTATGAAATCTGATTTGGGTTTAAACCCTTCAACAGCCGGTACGGTAATCCGTATTCCTATGCCGATGCTAACTGAAGAAACCCGTAAAGGTTTTACCAAGCGTGCCAAGCAAGAAGCGGAGCAATCTCGCGTTTCGGTACGTAATATTCGTCGTGATATTTTGGCTGATTTAAAAGAGCTGCAAAAAGACAAAGAAATTTCTGAAGATGAAGAGCGTAAAGCACAGGACGATGTGCAAAAAATTACCGATCGCTTTATCGCTGAAATTGAAAAAATCCTGGCCGCTAAAGAAGCCGATTTAATGGAAATATAA
- the uppS gene encoding polyprenyl diphosphate synthase codes for MSEPSGPHTFAAVPQHLAIIMDGNSRWAKSQGKSTPMGHKAGVEAVRSVLGLAKDYGIEIVTLFAFSSENWQRPSMEVKALMTLFSTYLKGEIKQLNNDGVRVRFIGDRQRFSDGLVKQMEYAEQLTADNSDTTLVIAVDYGGQWDIANAARQLAEQVKAGSLEPEQIDENLLDQYISLSDLPKPDMCIRTAGEQRVSNFLLWQMAYSEYFFTDTLWPDFGEADMQAALSSYNQRDRRYGGRESEEETSIKGVV; via the coding sequence ATGTCTGAACCCTCTGGCCCGCATACCTTTGCGGCAGTCCCTCAGCACCTTGCCATTATTATGGATGGCAATAGCCGCTGGGCAAAAAGCCAGGGTAAGTCAACGCCTATGGGTCATAAGGCCGGGGTAGAAGCGGTGCGATCAGTGCTGGGTCTTGCCAAAGATTACGGTATTGAGATCGTCACCCTGTTTGCTTTTAGCAGTGAAAATTGGCAGCGCCCCAGCATGGAAGTCAAAGCCCTGATGACTTTGTTTTCTACCTACCTCAAAGGTGAAATTAAACAACTTAATAACGACGGCGTGCGAGTGCGCTTTATTGGCGATCGCCAACGCTTTAGTGATGGCCTCGTCAAGCAGATGGAATATGCCGAGCAACTCACGGCAGACAATAGCGACACGACATTGGTGATCGCTGTCGATTATGGTGGTCAGTGGGATATTGCCAATGCCGCCCGCCAATTAGCTGAACAAGTTAAAGCTGGCAGCCTTGAGCCAGAGCAAATTGATGAAAATTTATTAGATCAATATATCTCCCTGTCAGACCTGCCCAAACCCGATATGTGTATTCGCACGGCGGGAGAGCAACGTGTCAGCAATTTTTTATTATGGCAAATGGCCTACTCGGAATATTTTTTTACTGACACCCTGTGGCCCGATTTTGGTGAGGCGGATATGCAGGCGGCGTTAAGTAGCTACAACCAGCGAGACCGTCGTTATGGTGGCCGTGAAAGCGAAGAAGAAACCTCTATCAAGGGAGTCGTTTAA
- a CDS encoding phosphatidate cytidylyltransferase — protein MLKQRIITAVIMITLIGAGIFLLPPLGLAGLIGLLVVIAAWEWSALAGLTSAITKVLFTLSVLALLALSAWHTQILTAHADWDRVRDILGLGCLWWAIALLWVRSYPGSAVIWRSTPMRLLMGFVTLVPAWLALVYLRVHSHGIALIFLLIAMVAAADIGAYFSGLRWGKAKLAPNVSPGKSWAGFWGGLVASTGLVLIVWLLFGSAEHGLAAVITVAIVTSLASVLGDLLESMIKRQQGVKDSGRILPGHGGMMDRLDSMTAAAPVFALSLLLAGW, from the coding sequence GTGTTAAAGCAACGGATTATCACTGCCGTTATTATGATCACGCTGATTGGTGCGGGTATTTTTCTATTACCGCCGCTGGGTTTGGCGGGCTTAATCGGTTTGCTGGTGGTGATTGCGGCCTGGGAGTGGAGTGCTCTGGCGGGGCTGACATCGGCAATCACTAAAGTTCTGTTTACGTTATCGGTACTGGCCTTATTGGCGCTATCGGCCTGGCATACTCAAATACTGACTGCCCATGCTGACTGGGACCGGGTGCGCGATATTCTCGGTTTGGGTTGCCTATGGTGGGCTATCGCTTTGTTATGGGTAAGAAGCTACCCAGGCAGTGCAGTGATTTGGCGCTCTACGCCGATGCGCCTGTTGATGGGCTTTGTTACGCTGGTGCCGGCCTGGTTGGCGCTGGTGTATTTACGGGTTCACAGTCACGGTATTGCGCTAATTTTCCTTTTAATTGCCATGGTGGCAGCCGCTGACATCGGCGCTTACTTCTCCGGTTTACGCTGGGGTAAAGCCAAATTGGCACCGAATGTAAGCCCGGGTAAATCCTGGGCTGGTTTTTGGGGTGGGCTTGTCGCCAGTACTGGCTTGGTGCTTATAGTCTGGTTGTTATTTGGCAGTGCCGAGCATGGATTAGCCGCTGTGATCACGGTGGCCATTGTGACCTCACTGGCCTCAGTGCTGGGCGACTTATTAGAAAGTATGATTAAGCGCCAGCAGGGCGTTAAAGACAGTGGTCGGATTTTACCCGGCCACGGTGGCATGATGGACCGTTTGGATAGTATGACAGCGGCCGCGCCGGTGTTTGCTTTGAGCTTATTATTGGCTGGCTGGTAA
- the ispC gene encoding 1-deoxy-D-xylulose-5-phosphate reductoisomerase has translation MNTDNASPVQPITVLGSTGSIGVSTLDVVARHPDRYSIYALTANTRVDLILPQIKAHQPRYAVMRDEQSAEALSLQLKAAGISGTEVLSGEQGLLTVASAEVVTSVMAAIVGSAGLAPTMAAVEAGKKVLLANKESLVMAGHLLMQAVQRSGATLLPIDSEHNAIFQCMPARYQSGESLGLAAEGVRKILLTGSGGPFRQTPLDQLAAMTPDQACAHPNWDMGRKISVDSATMMNKGLELIEACWLFDTGPEDIDIVVHPQSVIHSMVEYDDGSVLAQLGNPDMRTPIAHALAFPERIASGVPSLDIIATAQLDFEAPDYQRFPCLRLATEAVTTGATAMAILNAANEMAVQAFLDQRVRFTDIPVIIEHVLATMSLVEPSTLAVVQEQDLEARQIAAEFIKGSHKVTG, from the coding sequence ATGAATACTGACAATGCATCACCCGTGCAGCCGATTACTGTGCTGGGCTCTACCGGCTCTATTGGTGTTAGCACTCTGGATGTAGTGGCGCGCCACCCGGACCGTTATAGCATTTACGCCTTAACCGCCAATACCCGTGTTGATTTAATACTCCCACAGATTAAAGCCCACCAGCCACGTTATGCGGTGATGCGTGATGAGCAATCCGCTGAAGCATTATCCTTACAGCTAAAAGCTGCTGGTATTAGCGGTACCGAGGTACTGTCCGGCGAGCAAGGCTTGCTGACCGTTGCCAGCGCTGAGGTTGTGACTAGTGTGATGGCGGCCATTGTCGGCAGTGCCGGTTTAGCGCCTACAATGGCGGCGGTAGAAGCGGGTAAAAAAGTCCTGTTGGCCAATAAAGAATCTCTGGTGATGGCGGGCCATTTATTGATGCAGGCGGTGCAGCGCAGTGGTGCCACCCTGTTACCGATTGATAGTGAACACAATGCTATTTTTCAGTGTATGCCAGCCAGATACCAATCCGGCGAAAGCCTTGGTCTGGCAGCGGAAGGGGTGCGCAAAATTTTGCTGACAGGCTCTGGTGGCCCGTTTCGCCAAACCCCATTAGATCAGTTGGCGGCTATGACGCCCGATCAGGCCTGCGCCCACCCGAATTGGGATATGGGGCGTAAGATTTCGGTGGACTCTGCCACCATGATGAATAAAGGGCTTGAGCTGATTGAAGCCTGCTGGTTATTTGATACCGGGCCGGAAGATATTGATATTGTGGTGCACCCACAGAGCGTGATCCACTCCATGGTGGAATACGATGATGGCTCAGTGCTGGCCCAGTTAGGCAACCCGGATATGCGCACGCCGATTGCTCACGCATTGGCTTTCCCCGAGCGTATTGCCTCTGGCGTGCCCAGCCTGGATATTATTGCTACCGCCCAGCTGGATTTTGAAGCGCCGGACTACCAGCGCTTCCCCTGTTTACGGCTGGCAACTGAAGCCGTAACGACCGGTGCCACCGCTATGGCCATACTCAATGCTGCCAATGAAATGGCGGTGCAGGCTTTTCTTGACCAGCGTGTTCGTTTTACCGATATCCCTGTTATTATTGAGCATGTACTGGCGACCATGTCGCTGGTTGAACCCTCAACGCTGGCGGTTGTCCAAGAGCAGGATCTTGAGGCAAGGCAGATTGCTGCTGAATTTATTAAGGGGAGCCATAAGGTTACCGGATAG
- the rseP gene encoding RIP metalloprotease RseP codes for MELLQTILITIATLAILVTIHEYGHFWVARRCGIKVIRFSVGFGKALYRWHDKQGTEYVIAAIPLGGYVKMVDEREGNVAEEDLPYAFNRKPVSQRLATVAAGPLANFILAIFVYWCVFVGGVTGVIPVVGSIEPGSIAEQASLEPGQQIIAVDGEATPTMEALHLRLLQRIGESGPITFAVKYPDSDLTYESTAQLDEWLAGDDAVNLIGGLGIELYRPPVLAIVDQVIADSPAEQAGLLTGDKVISADDISIADWQAWVEYVRDRPGQAISLVYERDNSQFSTILTPATKYDENNQPYGQVGVSVQWPEWPEEMKRSFSYGVFGAVGQALDRTWSMSVFTLQSIKKMLMGLISPKNLSGPITIAKVASASANSGLEAYLGFLALLSVSLGVLNLLPIPVLDGGHILYFLVEMITGKEVSLRIQMLGYQLGLFIIVGVMILALYNDISRL; via the coding sequence ATGGAACTACTACAAACAATACTGATTACTATCGCCACCCTCGCCATTTTGGTGACTATCCATGAATACGGTCATTTTTGGGTAGCGCGGCGCTGCGGCATTAAGGTGATTCGCTTTTCTGTGGGCTTTGGTAAGGCCTTATACCGCTGGCATGACAAGCAGGGCACAGAATATGTTATTGCTGCAATCCCCCTGGGCGGCTACGTCAAAATGGTGGATGAGCGCGAGGGCAATGTGGCGGAAGAAGACCTGCCCTATGCCTTTAATCGCAAGCCTGTTAGCCAGCGTCTGGCGACAGTAGCGGCGGGGCCCCTAGCCAACTTTATCCTGGCCATTTTTGTATACTGGTGTGTATTTGTCGGCGGTGTTACCGGGGTTATTCCGGTGGTTGGTAGTATCGAGCCAGGCTCCATTGCCGAACAAGCCAGTCTGGAACCGGGCCAGCAGATTATTGCGGTCGATGGTGAAGCAACCCCTACCATGGAAGCCCTGCACCTGCGTTTGTTACAGCGTATTGGTGAAAGCGGCCCAATTACTTTTGCCGTTAAATACCCCGATTCCGATTTAACCTATGAATCTACCGCCCAGCTGGATGAATGGTTGGCCGGTGATGATGCTGTTAACTTGATTGGTGGTTTGGGTATTGAACTATACCGCCCCCCCGTATTGGCGATAGTCGATCAGGTGATTGCCGATAGCCCCGCCGAGCAGGCTGGCTTATTAACCGGTGATAAGGTAATCAGTGCGGATGATATTTCCATTGCAGACTGGCAGGCATGGGTGGAATACGTGCGTGACCGTCCCGGTCAGGCAATCAGTTTGGTTTATGAGCGAGATAACAGCCAGTTTAGTACCATCCTTACGCCCGCTACCAAATACGATGAAAACAACCAGCCCTATGGTCAGGTGGGTGTCAGTGTGCAGTGGCCTGAGTGGCCGGAAGAGATGAAGCGCAGCTTTAGCTATGGGGTCTTTGGTGCCGTTGGCCAGGCTCTTGACCGCACCTGGTCCATGAGCGTATTTACCCTACAATCCATAAAAAAGATGCTAATGGGGCTTATCTCCCCGAAAAACTTGAGTGGGCCGATAACCATTGCTAAAGTGGCCTCCGCCTCGGCTAATTCAGGTTTGGAAGCCTATTTGGGCTTTTTGGCACTATTGAGTGTCAGTTTGGGAGTGCTTAACCTGCTGCCCATTCCAGTATTGGATGGTGGTCATATTTTGTACTTTTTAGTGGAAATGATCACCGGTAAAGAAGTGTCGTTGCGAATCCAGATGCTGGGTTACCAGTTAGGCTTATTTATTATTGTCGGCGTTATGATTCTGGCGCTGTATAACGATATATCTCGGCTGTAA